Proteins found in one Orcinus orca chromosome 11, mOrcOrc1.1, whole genome shotgun sequence genomic segment:
- the JOSD1 gene encoding josephin-1 isoform X1, with protein MSCVPWKGDKAKSESLELPQAAPLQIYHEKQRRELCALHALNNVFQDSNAFTRDTLQEIFQRLSPNTMVTPHKKSMLGNGNYDVNVIMAALQTKGYEAVWWDKRRDVGAIALTNVMGFIMNLPSSLCWGPLKLPLKRQHWICVREVGGAYYNLDSKLKMPEWIGGEGELRKFLKHHLRGKNCELLLVVPEEVEAHQSWRADV; from the exons ATGAGTTGCGTGCCATGGAAAGGAGACAAGGCCAAATCCGAATCATTGGAGCTGCCCCAGGCTGCACCCCTACAAATCTACCATGAGAAGCAGCGCAGGGAGCTTTGTGCTCTGCACGCCCTCAATAACGTCTTCCAGGACAGCAATGCCTTCACCCGGGACACGCTGCAAGAGATTTTCCAGAG GTTGTCTCCAAACACCATGGTGACCCCCCACAAGAAGAGCATGCTGGGAAATGGGAACTACGATGTGAACGTCATTATGGCAGCACTTCAAACCAAAGGCTATGAAGCTGTTTGGTGGGACAAGCGCAG GGATGTCGGCGCCATTGCTCTCACTAACGTTATGGGCTTCATCATGAATCTGCCCTCCAGCCTGTGTTGGGGTCCACTGAAGTTGCCACTCAAAAGGCAGCATTGGATCTGTGTTCGAGAGGTGGGAGGTGCCTACTACAACCTCGACTCCAAACTGAAGATGCCCGAATGGATTGGAGGCGAGGGCGAGCTCAG gaaatttttaaaacatcatttgcGAGGAAAGAACTGTGAACTCCTGCTGGTGGTACCAGAAGAGGTGGAGGCCCATCAGAGTTGGAGGGCTGATGTGTAA
- the JOSD1 gene encoding josephin-1 isoform X2 gives MEEWLKRPGQRWLKASEQTTLQLSPNTMVTPHKKSMLGNGNYDVNVIMAALQTKGYEAVWWDKRRDVGAIALTNVMGFIMNLPSSLCWGPLKLPLKRQHWICVREVGGAYYNLDSKLKMPEWIGGEGELRKFLKHHLRGKNCELLLVVPEEVEAHQSWRADV, from the exons ATGGAGGAGTGGCTAAAGAGGCCTGGGCAAAGGTGGCTTAAAGCCAGTGAGCAAACCACACTGCA GTTGTCTCCAAACACCATGGTGACCCCCCACAAGAAGAGCATGCTGGGAAATGGGAACTACGATGTGAACGTCATTATGGCAGCACTTCAAACCAAAGGCTATGAAGCTGTTTGGTGGGACAAGCGCAG GGATGTCGGCGCCATTGCTCTCACTAACGTTATGGGCTTCATCATGAATCTGCCCTCCAGCCTGTGTTGGGGTCCACTGAAGTTGCCACTCAAAAGGCAGCATTGGATCTGTGTTCGAGAGGTGGGAGGTGCCTACTACAACCTCGACTCCAAACTGAAGATGCCCGAATGGATTGGAGGCGAGGGCGAGCTCAG gaaatttttaaaacatcatttgcGAGGAAAGAACTGTGAACTCCTGCTGGTGGTACCAGAAGAGGTGGAGGCCCATCAGAGTTGGAGGGCTGATGTGTAA